ACACGCTTCGACCAACGTGCGGCGTGTCGGAGGTGTCCATGCCCACCAGGTCAGCGATCGTAGGCATGATGTCGACCTGCCCGTCGGGCTTGGTCGACGTGTGGCCCTCGGTCTGACCCGGCAGATGGATGATGAGCGGGATGCGCTGGTGGTCGATGGCGGAGTACGGACGACCCAGAATCTGATCGGCGATCGCCGAGTCCCCCTTGTTCACGCCGCCGTCCAGGATCGCCGAGTGATCGCCGTAGATGACCACGATCGAGTCGTCCCACATTCCGCTCTTCTTCAGCGCTGCGAAGAACTCACCCATCGCCATGTCGGTGTAGCTGATCGAGCCGATGTACTTGCCGGAGAGTGTCTTCTCGTCACTTGCCGAGAGCCGCAGAGGGCGACGATCCATGGGGATGGCAATGAACGGCGTGTGCGAGGACTCGGTGACGATGTGCGCGTAGAACGGTACAGAGCTGGCCTCCTCGGACTTGAGGATGTTCATGCCCATGCTGAAGAGGATCTGGTCCGAGGCATGCCACATCTTGTCGCGGTTCATGAAGTAGCTGCGGTCCCAGTAGCGCCGAAAGCCCAGCGCCGGGTACAGCTCGATGCGGTTCCAGAACCGGACGTCGTTCTGATGGAAGGTGATGGCGTCGTAGCCGTACGCGCGTAGCAGCCTCGGCAGACCGGGCAGCACCCGGTTCGAGTACTCGACGGACGCCGCGCCGTTGACCGGCGCCAAGAGCCCTGTATCGGCAGTGAACTCAGCATCGACGGTGTTACCCGCCGACGTCTCGGAGAACGTGTTGGGGAAGTACCAGCTCTGCGTGACCAGCTTGTTGAGGTTGGGCGAGATCATCTTGCCGTGGTAGCTGCTGTTGATCACGAGGTCTTGAAGCGCCTCGACCTGAATCACGATGACGTTCTTGCCCTTGTACTGCCCCGTCTTGATGTCCCCGATCCGCGCACCGATGTCGCCGTGGCGTATCGCATCGATCTGCTCTTGTAGCGCGCGGCCGGGCGAAACGTTCTTCGGATGCTCGATGGCTGTGACGGTCGCTGCTGCGGGGTCTGGCATTGCGAGCCGCACGAGACTGCCGATCTGGTAGACGCCGAACCCGCGCGCCCTGGCGACGGCGGCGCTGTCGACATCTGCCGAGAGCCCCAAGACGAAGCCGATCTGGACGCTTACCACGATCACTGCCAGAACCGTCGTGGCGAGCACCAGCCAACTACGCTTGCGCGGCGGCGTCTGGTTGCTGACTCGCACCGTGAGCGCCCAGCCAACGAGAACCGGGATGTCGAGGAGATAAAGCAGGTAGATGGGCTTGAGCAGCGACTCGATGCTTGCGCTCACGTCGGTGGCTTGGCCCACGACACTGAGCAGCGCAGGGCTGAAGATCTGTCCCATGTAGGACGCGTAGATCACGTTGGCGAGCATCACGACGGACAGCACCGAGTAGGCGATCAGGTCGAGCGTGTAGCTGCGACGATGCCAGATCACGTCGACCACTCCCAAGACCGCGAGCACTGCCGCGCTCTCGAGCACGACCGCCATAGGGAGGCTAGCCGCGCCGAGACCCAGCGCACGGCTCATCGCGGCCTTGAGAATCGCCAGCACAACGAGCACGACGAAGAACCAGTCGCGCGAGGGCTTGGCGGGCTCGGCATCGGCTGGGTTGGCGGCATCGGCTGGGTCGCCCGAACGGCTGACGTCCTCGGCGGCACAGAGGTCCGCCGGGCTAGCGGGCGTGGCGTCTGGCGCAGAAACGTCGCTGGGCGCGTCCGCTTGCAGCGGCCGCGCTGAGTCTTCGTCCGACATGTTAGCCGCAGCTCTCTAGCGCGAGCTTGCCAGCCTTGACAGCCTCGGGGATCTCGATGGGGTACTCGCCGTCAAAGCACGCAAGGCAGAAGCTCTCGGCTGGCGCCCCCGTCGCGGCAACCATCGCGGGCAGCGAAAGGTAGGCAAGCGAGTCGGCGCCGATATGCTCGCGAATCTCCTCGATCGACTTGGTTGCGCCGATGAGCTGCTCTTGGGTGTCAGTGTCGATGCCGTAGAAGCACGGCCATTGGACCGGCGGCGAGGTGATACGCATGTGGACCTCAGCGGCGCCGGTCTCGCGCAGGAGCGCCACGAGCTTCTTGGTGGTGTTGCCGCGCACAATCGAGTCGTCGACCACGATCAGCCGCTTGCCCTTGATCGCGTGCTTGAGCGGGTTGAGCTTGAGCTTGATTCCCTGCTGGCGAATCGTCTGGCTCGGCGAGATGAAGGTGCGGCCCACATAGCGGTTCTTGGCCAGGCCTTCGCCGTACGGCACGCCGCTGGCCTGCGCGAAGCCGACGGCGGCCGGGATGCCCGAGTCCGGCACGCCCATGACCATGTCGGCCTCGACCGGCGCTTCAAGCGCGAGCGCGGCACCCATGTTGCGGCGCGCTTCGTAGAGGCTACAGTCGGCCATCTCGGAGTCGGGGCGGGCGAAGTAGACGAACTCGAACATGCACAGCGATGGCTTCTCGGCGGGCACGGCCTGCTCGGCTTCGACACCGGCATCGCTGATCTTGAGCATCTCGCCGGGCGCGACGTCGCGCACGAACTCGGCGCCAACGATGTCCAGGGCGCATGTCTCGGAGGCGACGACCCATCCGCGATCGTCGAGCTTGCCGAGGACCAGCGGGCGCACTCCATGAGGGTCGCGGAAGGCGTAGACGGCATTTTCGGTGGTGAGAACTACCGCGTAGGCGCCCTTGATGAGC
Above is a genomic segment from Coriobacteriia bacterium containing:
- the purF gene encoding amidophosphoribosyltransferase, translated to MIPDLSDAALFDDRPDHPEEACGVFAVYAPGEDVARLTYFGLHALQHRGQESAGIAVGDGDTVTVTKNLGLVSRVFKESDLDSLTGDVAIGHTRYSTTGSSTSWENAQPHLSAIGHQVIALAHNGNLVNTTVLRDALKVQGIRFRSTTDSEVMTTLVGYFTQKTSHIREGIRETMKLIKGAYAVVLTTENAVYAFRDPHGVRPLVLGKLDDRGWVVASETCALDIVGAEFVRDVAPGEMLKISDAGVEAEQAVPAEKPSLCMFEFVYFARPDSEMADCSLYEARRNMGAALALEAPVEADMVMGVPDSGIPAAVGFAQASGVPYGEGLAKNRYVGRTFISPSQTIRQQGIKLKLNPLKHAIKGKRLIVVDDSIVRGNTTKKLVALLRETGAAEVHMRITSPPVQWPCFYGIDTDTQEQLIGATKSIEEIREHIGADSLAYLSLPAMVAATGAPAESFCLACFDGEYPIEIPEAVKAGKLALESCG
- a CDS encoding LTA synthase family protein produces the protein MSDEDSARPLQADAPSDVSAPDATPASPADLCAAEDVSRSGDPADAANPADAEPAKPSRDWFFVVLVVLAILKAAMSRALGLGAASLPMAVVLESAAVLAVLGVVDVIWHRRSYTLDLIAYSVLSVVMLANVIYASYMGQIFSPALLSVVGQATDVSASIESLLKPIYLLYLLDIPVLVGWALTVRVSNQTPPRKRSWLVLATTVLAVIVVSVQIGFVLGLSADVDSAAVARARGFGVYQIGSLVRLAMPDPAAATVTAIEHPKNVSPGRALQEQIDAIRHGDIGARIGDIKTGQYKGKNVIVIQVEALQDLVINSSYHGKMISPNLNKLVTQSWYFPNTFSETSAGNTVDAEFTADTGLLAPVNGAASVEYSNRVLPGLPRLLRAYGYDAITFHQNDVRFWNRIELYPALGFRRYWDRSYFMNRDKMWHASDQILFSMGMNILKSEEASSVPFYAHIVTESSHTPFIAIPMDRRPLRLSASDEKTLSGKYIGSISYTDMAMGEFFAALKKSGMWDDSIVVIYGDHSAILDGGVNKGDSAIADQILGRPYSAIDHQRIPLIIHLPGQTEGHTSTKPDGQVDIMPTIADLVGMDTSDTPHVGRSVFVDAPSFIPTRAYLPAGSFINDSVLFMPGLSFEDGSAVSVATAQKVAPTETEQRGLELAQRLSLLSDAWVKSLPIRPDAHGTANAVLP